In Streptomyces zhihengii, a single genomic region encodes these proteins:
- a CDS encoding radical SAM/SPASM domain-containing protein: MTVLDIRRPSPAPLDVLSLELTSRCQFTCPSQCYAEAGPTRGHGSMTAEDWHRLIDEAHALGTRSVQFIGGEPTLHPAFTELVAHALRVGLNVRVHSNLYKVRPEHWSLFEDPRVRVATTYHSDDAAQHDAITGRDGSHAATRAAIREAFMRGVKLRVAIVDHGNGQRAEQARAEMESLRVTATVDKVRAVGRASGGLPPSTSSLCGRCGDRKAAVLPNGEVSVCEIGRFLTAGNVRETPLASVLTSPAWQQARESVPVRDSADPCGPDCGPSDDSSSGGGSCGPMS, encoded by the coding sequence ATGACCGTGCTGGACATACGCCGCCCCTCCCCCGCCCCGCTCGACGTCCTCTCGCTCGAACTCACCTCCCGGTGCCAGTTCACCTGCCCCAGCCAGTGCTACGCCGAGGCGGGCCCGACCCGCGGCCACGGCAGCATGACCGCCGAGGACTGGCACCGGCTCATCGACGAGGCCCACGCCCTCGGGACGCGCAGCGTGCAGTTCATCGGCGGGGAGCCCACCCTGCACCCGGCCTTCACCGAGCTCGTCGCTCACGCGCTGCGCGTCGGTCTGAATGTCCGGGTGCACTCGAACCTCTACAAGGTCCGTCCCGAGCACTGGAGCCTCTTCGAGGACCCGCGGGTGCGCGTGGCGACCACCTACCACAGCGATGACGCCGCGCAGCACGATGCGATCACCGGCCGGGACGGGTCTCACGCGGCCACGCGCGCCGCGATCCGCGAAGCATTCATGCGCGGCGTGAAGCTGCGCGTCGCGATCGTCGACCACGGGAACGGCCAGCGGGCGGAGCAGGCACGCGCCGAGATGGAGAGCCTCAGGGTCACCGCCACCGTCGACAAGGTCCGCGCGGTCGGGCGCGCCTCCGGCGGCCTCCCGCCGTCCACGTCGTCGCTGTGCGGGCGGTGCGGCGATCGCAAGGCGGCCGTCCTGCCGAACGGTGAGGTGTCCGTCTGCGAGATCGGCCGCTTCCTGACCGCGGGCAACGTCCGCGAGACGCCGCTGGCGTCGGTTCTGACCAGCCCCGCGTGGCAGCAGGCCCGCGAAAGCGTCCCGGTCCGGGACTCGGCGGACCCGTGCGGGCCGGACTGCGGGCCCTCGGACGACAGCTCGTCCGGCGGCGGCTCCTGCGGCCCCATGAGCTGA